Proteins found in one Nostoc sp. NIES-3756 genomic segment:
- a CDS encoding DUF4258 domain-containing protein translates to MNYGEIIEENPNDTPFPSYLILDFVNNKPIHVVFSYDEVTDTGYVVTAYIPDSNLWTDNFRKRK, encoded by the coding sequence ATTAACTATGGGGAAATAATCGAAGAAAACCCAAATGACACTCCCTTTCCTAGCTATCTCATTCTTGATTTTGTTAACAATAAGCCAATTCATGTTGTTTTTTCTTATGATGAAGTTACTGATACTGGCTATGTAGTCACAGCTTACATTCCTGACTCAAACTTGTGGACAGACAATTTTAGAAAGCGCAAATAA
- the rimP gene encoding ribosome maturation factor RimP, with protein sequence MTHPLVPPITDLAIPVAEQLGLEVVGIVFHTNQRPPVLRVDIRNPQQDTGLDDCERMSHALEAALDATDIIPDAYVLEVSSPGISRQLVTDREFISFKGFPVIVSTSPPHEGQQEWIGQLIRRDETKVYINQKGRVTEIPRSLITRVLLHEAE encoded by the coding sequence ATGACTCATCCTTTAGTTCCACCAATTACAGATTTGGCAATCCCAGTGGCAGAACAACTGGGATTGGAAGTTGTTGGCATTGTTTTTCACACTAACCAACGACCACCAGTATTGCGGGTAGATATCCGCAACCCTCAACAGGATACTGGTCTGGATGACTGTGAGCGCATGAGCCATGCTTTAGAAGCTGCCTTAGATGCAACGGACATCATTCCAGATGCCTATGTTTTAGAAGTGTCAAGTCCTGGTATTTCGCGGCAACTGGTAACTGACAGGGAATTTATTTCATTCAAAGGTTTTCCTGTAATCGTTTCCACTTCCCCACCCCACGAAGGACAACAAGAGTGGATTGGTCAGTTGATTCGCCGGGATGAAACAAAAGTTTACATAAATCAAAAAGGTCGCGTCACGGAAATACCCCGTTCCCTAATTACTAGGGTATTGCTGCATGAGGCCGAATAG
- a CDS encoding Uma2 family endonuclease, with amino-acid sequence MTAIITPNYQITWEKLPDDYKLPDDPVDNINQPFLAAALTESLELAGKLPTNALTTTNYGICATLNGKTVVKAPDWAYIPQIKVSREEVTRSYTPQLEGDIPVIVMEFLSDTERSEYSVKFTYPPGKWFFYESVLKVPNYAIFEPVSGDLEVYILNQDTGRYNLHTRNENQHYWIAEMNLYLGVWQGTRENRTGNWLRWWDENGQLLLWGSELVEQERQRVEQERQRAEQESQRAEQERQRAERLAAQLRAAGIEPED; translated from the coding sequence ATGACAGCCATCATCACCCCCAACTACCAAATCACCTGGGAAAAACTTCCCGATGATTACAAGCTACCAGATGATCCAGTGGACAACATCAACCAACCATTTCTCGCCGCCGCACTAACAGAAAGCTTAGAACTGGCGGGAAAACTCCCAACCAACGCCCTAACAACCACAAATTACGGCATTTGCGCTACCTTGAATGGTAAAACCGTCGTTAAAGCCCCAGACTGGGCATATATTCCCCAAATCAAGGTTAGTAGAGAAGAAGTCACCCGCAGTTACACTCCTCAACTAGAAGGAGACATCCCCGTAATTGTCATGGAATTTTTGTCTGATACAGAGAGGAGTGAATATTCCGTCAAATTTACCTATCCCCCTGGTAAATGGTTCTTTTACGAGAGTGTATTAAAAGTACCAAATTACGCCATCTTTGAACCAGTCAGTGGGGACTTAGAAGTATATATCTTAAATCAAGATACAGGTAGATATAACCTGCACACCCGCAACGAAAACCAACATTACTGGATAGCGGAAATGAATCTTTACCTCGGCGTATGGCAAGGTACGCGAGAAAATCGCACAGGTAATTGGCTGCGCTGGTGGGATGAAAACGGACAACTACTGTTATGGGGTTCGGAGTTAGTCGAACAAGAACGCCAACGTGTCGAACAAGAACGACAACGCGCTGAACAAGAAAGTCAACGTGCCGAACAAGAACGACAACGCGCTGAACGACTAGCCGCACAACTCCGCGCTGCGGGAATTGAACCAGAAGATTAG
- a CDS encoding Uma2 family endonuclease: MITTPQLVETRTLLQNISWQTFKAILADMGNERNSRLTYDNAIVEIMTPLMPHENSNRVIEGFILVLCEELGLEVKSTGSLTLIRNDLEKGAEPDSSYYIQNEFLVRDKENIDLDKDPPPDLVLEIDFSRPKIDKLSLYAAMGIPEFWQYNGTVLRIYTLSASKYSEVEFSPTFVPVKVREIPQFIQESKKIGQLATKNAFRTWVRQQISNAQAHN; this comes from the coding sequence ATGATAACAACGCCACAACTTGTAGAAACAAGAACCTTATTACAAAACATTAGTTGGCAAACATTCAAAGCAATATTGGCAGATATGGGAAATGAAAGAAACTCCCGACTTACTTATGACAACGCAATAGTAGAAATCATGACTCCACTAATGCCGCATGAGAACTCTAATCGAGTAATTGAAGGTTTTATTCTCGTGCTATGTGAAGAACTAGGCTTAGAGGTTAAAAGTACAGGTTCACTTACCCTGATACGAAATGATTTAGAAAAAGGTGCAGAGCCAGATAGTAGCTATTATATTCAGAATGAATTTTTAGTTAGAGATAAAGAAAATATTGATTTAGATAAAGACCCCCCACCAGATTTAGTATTAGAAATAGATTTTTCTAGACCTAAAATTGATAAATTATCTCTTTATGCGGCGATGGGTATTCCTGAGTTTTGGCAATATAACGGTACTGTATTGCGCATCTATACTCTGTCAGCTAGTAAATATTCAGAAGTTGAATTTAGTCCTACTTTTGTTCCAGTCAAGGTAAGAGAAATTCCTCAATTTATACAAGAAAGCAAAAAAATAGGACAACTAGCAACAAAAAATGCCTTTCGTACTTGGGTAAGACAGCAAATCTCTAATGCACAAGCACATAATTAA
- a CDS encoding peptidoglycan-binding domain-containing protein yields the protein MWCGLGKSSIAIAATCLITSTVVISNTTFAARQRNYTPQQFRAVLRGLGYNVKVTNTPLTDAETKKAISEFQKGYKLSPVDGVAGPKTQDYAANIIQILQANLNAVLKPTPLLPRDQFYGPKTEAAVKELQKKFQLPETGIANLAFRQRLNEEAKKVISQPTPTASPTPTVSPTAKPSPTPTTSPTVKPSPTPTASPTAKPSPTPTTSPTVKPSPTPTASPTASPSPTPTSTP from the coding sequence ATGTGGTGTGGTTTAGGAAAATCAAGCATAGCAATTGCTGCTACCTGTTTAATTACTTCTACTGTAGTAATTTCAAATACAACCTTTGCTGCTCGTCAACGTAATTATACGCCACAACAATTCCGTGCTGTGTTACGAGGTTTGGGCTATAACGTGAAAGTAACGAATACACCCCTAACTGATGCAGAGACAAAAAAAGCTATCAGTGAATTTCAAAAGGGTTATAAACTGAGTCCAGTTGATGGGGTAGCAGGGCCAAAGACTCAAGATTACGCTGCAAACATCATTCAAATATTGCAAGCAAATTTAAACGCGGTGCTGAAGCCAACCCCGCTTTTGCCCCGCGATCAATTTTACGGCCCCAAAACTGAAGCTGCTGTTAAGGAATTGCAGAAAAAGTTTCAGTTACCAGAAACTGGTATTGCTAATCTAGCGTTCCGCCAAAGATTGAACGAAGAAGCGAAGAAAGTTATTAGTCAGCCAACACCAACAGCATCGCCAACACCAACGGTATCGCCGACGGCAAAACCATCACCGACACCAACAACATCACCAACAGTAAAACCATCACCGACACCAACGGCATCGCCGACGGCAAAACCATCGCCAACGCCAACAACATCACCGACAGTAAAACCATCGCCAACACCGACAGCATCACCGACGGCATCACCATCGCCAACGCCAACAAGTACACCCTAA
- a CDS encoding protein kinase domain-containing protein, with protein sequence MVWNPGQQLFGDRYTIERQLGEGGIGITYLAKNRQGKLRVIKTLRQAILNHPAWIAHQSKLKQDFKEEALRLALCRHPHIVEVENVFDEGDLPCMAMEYIVGEDLGKRITQQGALSEAEALEYIRQIGDALILVHDKGLLHRDLKPSNIMMRAGKTEAVLIDFGLARQFISGAVQRHTESRTDGYAPPEQYAPVEERGEYIDVYALAATLYSLLTGQIPMPAPARLQNFTLQPPKELNPSVSERVNEAIMKGMALNYKFRPQSVQELLDLLGASPLLPTQPVISSPQTPPSWECAHIIPGISGTVALSFKRDILASKAGKVIHLFSLTTGQLLRTILTDHPQILQTIALSSDGRTLASGGETIQLWDVQNARKIRTLTVHSVIRSLAFSSDGRTLASGSQDANIQLWDVQTGREICTLTGHSDAVLSLAFSSDGQTVVSGSWDTTIKLWNLQTGEILTVTSHSDLVYAVAISSDGKTIASGGRDKTIKLWDVGKNWLQKIKVREIRTLTGHSDSVLSVAFINDGQTLANGSADKTIKLWDVRTGREIRTLTGYFRSVRDVAFSSDGQTLASASEETIKLWSVTTGTEIYTLTGHHGRVLSVTFSSDGKTLASASAETIKLWSVTTGTENHTQIDYLHDHVRSVTFSSDGQILASLGEFWGTTIKLWSVATGTEIRTLKKEVSSSSLASIAITNDRQILAGGAHRIITLWSIVTGTEIRTLTGHSGLVFAVAFSSNGRILASGSDDDNTIKLWDVATGTEVHTLTGHSDNINSVVFSSDGQILASGSDDNTIKLWSVTTGTEIRTLTGHFGKINSVAISSDGQILSSGSHDNTIKLWNLATGREICTLSLFDSVMSVAFSPDGNWLAAGDDSGNIKIWRRS encoded by the coding sequence ATGGTGTGGAATCCAGGGCAGCAGTTATTTGGCGATCGCTATACAATCGAGAGACAACTGGGAGAAGGTGGAATTGGCATTACCTATCTTGCCAAAAATCGACAGGGTAAATTGCGCGTAATTAAAACCCTGCGTCAAGCCATACTCAATCATCCTGCTTGGATAGCGCATCAAAGTAAACTCAAGCAAGACTTTAAAGAAGAAGCATTACGCCTAGCCTTATGTCGCCATCCCCACATCGTAGAAGTGGAAAACGTTTTTGATGAGGGTGACTTACCATGTATGGCGATGGAATACATTGTAGGGGAAGATTTAGGTAAGCGCATCACCCAACAGGGAGCATTATCAGAAGCAGAAGCACTCGAATATATTAGGCAAATTGGTGATGCTTTGATACTGGTTCACGACAAAGGTTTGCTGCATCGGGATTTAAAACCAAGTAATATCATGATGCGTGCAGGTAAAACAGAAGCCGTACTGATTGATTTTGGTCTTGCTAGACAATTTATCTCCGGTGCAGTGCAACGACATACAGAGAGTAGAACTGATGGTTATGCGCCACCAGAACAGTATGCACCTGTAGAAGAACGGGGAGAATATATAGATGTTTACGCCTTAGCTGCTACCTTATATTCTTTGCTGACTGGACAGATACCAATGCCAGCACCAGCCAGACTACAAAATTTTACACTGCAACCACCAAAAGAGTTAAATCCCAGCGTTAGCGAAAGGGTGAATGAGGCGATTATGAAAGGGATGGCTTTAAATTACAAATTCCGTCCTCAGTCGGTTCAGGAGTTGTTGGATTTATTGGGTGCAAGTCCCTTACTGCCAACACAACCAGTAATATCTTCTCCTCAAACACCCCCATCTTGGGAATGCGCCCACATCATTCCGGGTATTTCTGGAACAGTAGCTCTTAGTTTCAAGAGAGATATCTTGGCAAGTAAAGCAGGTAAAGTTATTCACTTGTTTTCATTAACTACAGGTCAACTTCTTCGCACCATTCTGACTGATCATCCCCAGATACTTCAAACTATAGCCCTCAGTAGTGATGGGCGAACCCTTGCTAGTGGTGGTGAAACTATTCAACTGTGGGATGTGCAAAATGCTAGAAAGATTCGCACCCTCACTGTTCATTCCGTGATTCGTTCCCTCGCCTTTAGTAGTGATGGGCGAACCCTTGCTAGTGGAAGTCAAGACGCAAATATCCAACTGTGGGATGTGCAAACAGGTAGAGAAATTTGTACCCTGACTGGTCATTCTGACGCAGTGCTTTCCCTCGCTTTCAGTAGTGATGGGCAAACCGTTGTCAGTGGTAGTTGGGACACAACTATTAAACTGTGGAACTTGCAAACAGGCGAAATTCTTACTGTCACTAGTCATTCTGACTTAGTTTATGCCGTCGCCATCAGCAGTGATGGGAAAACTATTGCTAGCGGTGGTCGTGACAAAACTATTAAACTGTGGGACGTGGGAAAAAACTGGCTACAAAAAATAAAAGTCAGAGAAATTCGCACCCTCACTGGTCATTCCGACTCGGTTCTTTCCGTCGCCTTTATTAATGATGGACAAACTCTTGCCAATGGTAGTGCGGATAAAACTATCAAACTGTGGGATGTGCGAACAGGTAGAGAAATTCGCACCCTGACTGGTTATTTTCGCTCTGTTAGAGATGTCGCCTTTAGTAGTGATGGACAAACTCTTGCCAGTGCTAGCGAGGAAACTATCAAACTGTGGTCAGTAACAACAGGAACAGAAATTTACACCCTGACTGGTCATCATGGGCGGGTTCTTTCTGTCACCTTTAGTAGTGATGGAAAAACTCTTGCCAGTGCTAGTGCGGAAACTATCAAACTGTGGTCAGTAACAACAGGAACAGAAAATCACACCCAGATTGATTATTTGCATGACCATGTTCGCTCCGTTACCTTCAGTAGTGATGGACAAATTCTGGCTAGTCTTGGTGAGTTTTGGGGTACTACTATCAAACTGTGGTCAGTGGCAACAGGAACAGAAATTCGCACCCTAAAAAAAGAAGTCTCTTCCAGCTCGCTTGCTTCCATTGCCATCACTAATGATAGGCAAATTCTGGCTGGTGGCGCTCATCGAATTATTACACTTTGGTCAATAGTGACAGGAACAGAAATTCGTACTCTCACTGGTCATTCTGGCTTAGTTTTTGCCGTCGCCTTCAGTAGTAATGGACGAATCCTGGCTAGTGGTAGTGACGACGACAACACTATTAAACTGTGGGACGTGGCGACAGGAACAGAAGTTCACACCCTCACTGGTCATTCCGACAACATTAATTCCGTCGTCTTCAGTAGTGATGGGCAAATTCTGGCTAGTGGTAGTGACGACAACACTATTAAACTGTGGTCAGTAACAACAGGAACAGAAATTCGCACCCTCACTGGTCATTTCGGCAAGATTAATTCCGTAGCCATCAGTAGTGATGGGCAAATCCTGTCTAGTGGTAGTCATGACAACACTATCAAACTGTGGAATTTGGCAACAGGCAGAGAAATCTGTACCCTCAGTCTTTTCGACTCAGTTATGTCAGTCGCCTTTAGCCCCGATGGCAATTGGCTTGCTGCTGGAGATGATAGCGGAAATATCAAAATTTGGCGACGCAGCTAG
- a CDS encoding SDH family Clp fold serine proteinase: protein MGFGIGDLFWIFLLLSSLQPLWQKRQVEYRRLRALQEFQQERKSRVILLIHRQESISLLGIPLSRYITIEDSEQILRAIRLTPPDVPIDLILHTPGGLVLATEQIARALIRHPAKVTVFVPHYAMSGGTMLALASDEIVMDANAVLGPVDPQLGNFPAASILKVVKDKPIGDVDDQTLIMADLAGKAIQQVQRFVRTLLKDSMPSQKVSPENIEPIIEALTTGRVTHDYPITVEEATEMGLPITVGLPRSIYDLMDLYPQPQGGRPSVQYIPMPYDGGRPLLPTPKGRPLEEPTQANS, encoded by the coding sequence ATGGGATTTGGTATTGGTGATTTATTCTGGATTTTTCTTTTATTGTCGTCTCTACAACCACTCTGGCAAAAACGCCAAGTAGAATATCGTCGGCTGCGTGCCTTACAAGAATTTCAACAAGAACGCAAAAGCCGCGTCATCTTATTAATACATCGTCAAGAGTCCATCAGCTTATTAGGTATTCCCCTCTCTCGCTACATCACCATCGAGGACTCCGAACAAATACTCCGGGCAATTCGCCTTACACCTCCCGACGTACCCATTGACCTAATTCTCCACACACCAGGGGGTTTAGTTTTAGCTACAGAACAAATAGCTAGAGCTTTAATTCGTCACCCTGCCAAAGTTACTGTATTTGTACCCCACTATGCTATGAGTGGCGGAACCATGCTTGCCCTCGCGTCCGACGAAATTGTTATGGATGCCAACGCTGTACTAGGCCCAGTTGATCCCCAACTAGGTAACTTCCCAGCCGCCAGTATTCTCAAAGTTGTCAAAGATAAACCCATCGGCGACGTTGACGACCAAACCCTAATTATGGCAGACCTCGCAGGTAAAGCCATTCAGCAAGTACAACGCTTTGTACGGACTCTGCTGAAAGACAGTATGCCCTCACAAAAAGTCAGCCCAGAAAATATCGAACCCATCATCGAAGCCTTGACAACTGGACGAGTCACCCATGACTACCCCATCACCGTAGAAGAAGCAACAGAAATGGGGCTGCCCATAACAGTTGGACTGCCCCGTTCTATCTACGATCTAATGGATTTATATCCCCAACCCCAAGGCGGAAGACCAAGCGTTCAATATATTCCCATGCCTTACGATGGTGGTCGTCCTCTTTTACCTACACCAAAAGGTAGACCTTTAGAAGAACCGACTCAGGCTAATTCTTAG
- a CDS encoding type II toxin-antitoxin system MqsA family antitoxin produces the protein MQCVICKHGNTQPGLVTITLERDDTIVILKGVPAEICNNCGEYYLSAAVTEQVLQRAEEAVSKGAEVEILRYAA, from the coding sequence ATGCAATGCGTTATATGTAAACATGGCAACACTCAACCAGGATTAGTGACAATCACGTTAGAGCGAGATGATACCATCGTTATTCTCAAAGGTGTCCCAGCAGAAATTTGTAATAATTGCGGTGAATATTATTTAAGTGCTGCTGTTACAGAGCAAGTTTTACAACGCGCAGAGGAAGCTGTTAGTAAAGGTGCTGAAGTAGAAATCTTGCGCTATGCAGCATAG
- the rpaB gene encoding response regulator transcription factor RpaB, with the protein METHKEKILVVDDEASIRRILETRLSMIGYDVVTAGDGEEALDTFRKSDPDLVVLDVMMPKLDGYGVCQELRKESDVPIIMLTALGDVADRITGLELGADDYVVKPFSPKELEARIRSVLRRVDKTGASGIPSSGVIHVGNIKIDTNKRQVYKGDERIRLTGMEFSLLELLVSRSGEAFSRSEILQEVWGYTPERHVDTRVVDVHISRLRAKLEDDPSNPELILTARGTGYLFQRIIEPGEE; encoded by the coding sequence TTGGAAACTCATAAAGAAAAAATCCTGGTAGTAGACGACGAAGCCAGCATCCGCCGGATTTTAGAAACGCGCCTTTCCATGATTGGCTACGATGTAGTCACAGCTGGCGACGGCGAAGAAGCTTTAGATACTTTTCGCAAATCTGATCCCGACTTAGTAGTTCTGGATGTGATGATGCCAAAGCTCGATGGCTACGGTGTTTGTCAAGAATTACGTAAAGAATCAGATGTCCCTATCATTATGCTAACAGCCTTGGGGGATGTTGCCGATCGCATCACCGGGTTAGAATTGGGTGCGGATGATTACGTAGTTAAACCATTCTCCCCCAAAGAGCTAGAAGCGCGGATTCGCTCTGTATTACGTCGGGTAGATAAAACAGGTGCTTCTGGTATCCCCAGTTCGGGAGTGATTCATGTTGGTAATATCAAAATCGATACCAACAAGCGCCAAGTATACAAAGGTGATGAGCGTATCCGCTTAACAGGCATGGAATTTAGTTTACTAGAGTTGCTAGTCAGCCGCTCTGGCGAAGCCTTTTCCCGGTCAGAAATTTTACAGGAAGTTTGGGGTTACACTCCAGAACGCCATGTAGATACCCGCGTGGTAGATGTGCATATCTCTCGCCTCCGGGCAAAGTTAGAAGATGATCCCAGTAACCCTGAATTGATTCTCACCGCACGCGGTACTGGCTACTTGTTTCAACGCATAATTGAACCAGGAGAAGAGTAA
- a CDS encoding cofactor assembly of complex C subunit B: MTKSDPNRVLRRLPLVVGGLGATLLLINRLLTPELTNSQARGDVLGVILSAVLILTGLIWQQVQPRSPDAVELIGEEGFELAADLPEAVKTELAWASHLLLTNTVTRSLVVYYQGKVLLRRGILAPKGEVTPGPIVKRVLEKQKPIYLVALNVYPGRIEFDYLPENTQGVICQPLGNEGVLILGANAPRSYTKQDENWVSGIADKLAVTLQSINSKL, from the coding sequence ATGACAAAATCTGATCCCAATCGAGTTTTACGGCGCTTACCTCTAGTGGTTGGAGGACTAGGCGCTACACTTTTGCTGATTAACCGTTTGTTGACACCGGAACTCACCAATTCCCAAGCGAGGGGTGATGTCTTAGGGGTGATTTTGAGTGCCGTACTGATTTTAACGGGTTTAATTTGGCAACAGGTGCAACCGCGATCGCCGGATGCTGTAGAACTAATTGGTGAAGAAGGTTTTGAGTTAGCAGCAGATTTACCAGAAGCCGTGAAAACAGAACTAGCTTGGGCATCCCATTTGTTATTGACTAATACGGTAACGCGATCGCTTGTGGTTTACTATCAAGGCAAAGTTTTGTTACGTCGCGGTATTCTGGCTCCCAAAGGCGAGGTGACACCAGGGCCAATTGTAAAAAGAGTTTTGGAAAAACAAAAACCTATTTATTTAGTAGCTTTAAATGTTTACCCAGGACGCATTGAATTTGATTATTTACCTGAAAATACTCAAGGGGTAATTTGTCAACCCCTTGGGAATGAAGGAGTATTAATATTAGGAGCAAATGCCCCTAGAAGTTACACCAAACAAGACGAAAATTGGGTATCAGGTATTGCCGATAAATTAGCAGTTACACTCCAATCTATAAATAGTAAACTCTAA
- a CDS encoding Uma2 family endonuclease, with amino-acid sequence MTTFPKYIPQSDPPRPPWETLPTMYDLPSDNPEEPGLPDDFHFLQPILLYLTFQPINWNPELVYCAADLNLYYDLEHPLWYKRPDWFGVVGVQKLYKGEDLRLSYVTWQEPANPFVVVELLSPGTEDEDLGNTQKAENKPPSKWEVYEKILRIPYYIVFSRYTNELRAFQLVGGHYEPINLTEGRILMPELGLSLGTWQGVFRGIEKLWLRWFTLAGELILEPTEEVVAATERAIIAEQEAEQAKRKAEQLAERLRQLGVNPDELM; translated from the coding sequence ATGACTACCTTTCCTAAATACATTCCCCAATCTGATCCGCCTCGTCCTCCTTGGGAAACCCTACCCACAATGTACGATTTACCCAGCGATAACCCAGAGGAACCAGGTTTGCCAGACGATTTTCATTTTTTACAACCCATACTTTTATACTTAACCTTTCAACCAATTAACTGGAATCCTGAATTAGTTTACTGTGCTGCTGACCTCAATCTTTACTATGATCTAGAGCATCCATTATGGTATAAACGCCCTGATTGGTTTGGCGTTGTCGGCGTACAAAAATTATATAAGGGTGAAGATTTACGTTTAAGTTACGTCACTTGGCAAGAACCAGCAAACCCATTTGTAGTGGTTGAATTACTATCCCCAGGTACAGAAGACGAAGATTTAGGTAATACTCAAAAAGCAGAAAATAAACCTCCTAGTAAATGGGAAGTTTACGAAAAAATTCTGCGCATACCCTATTACATTGTTTTTAGTCGTTACACCAACGAACTTAGAGCATTTCAGTTAGTAGGCGGTCATTATGAACCGATAAACTTAACTGAAGGAAGAATATTAATGCCAGAGTTGGGTTTAAGTTTAGGTACATGGCAGGGAGTTTTTCGAGGTATTGAAAAACTATGGTTACGTTGGTTCACCTTGGCAGGAGAATTAATTCTTGAGCCTACAGAGGAAGTTGTTGCAGCTACGGAACGAGCGATAATTGCAGAACAAGAAGCAGAACAAGCTAAAAGAAAAGCCGAACAACTAGCAGAACGTTTGCGCCAATTAGGAGTAAATCCCGATGAGCTAATGTAA
- the radA gene encoding DNA repair protein RadA: MPKPKTFYICNECGAESPQWFGKCPACGTYNSLEEQITIQSSVDVPKGGVSGWHASQNNGKAVKPAKPRASLTFDQITDRQIARWESGYGELDRVLGGGVVPGSMVLIGGDPGIGKSTLLLQVSNQLAQRYRILYVTGEESGQQVKLRASRLGVAKTLSVVGEDSEESEQTDQLSIAEGAGADLYVLPETDLEEILREVDSLKPNVAVIDSIQTVFFPALTSAPGSVAQVRECTAALMKVAKHEDITMLIVGHVTKEGAIAGPKVLEHLVDTVLYFEGDRFASHRLLRTVKNRFGATHEIGIFEMVQNGLREVPNPSELFLGNRDDPAPGTAIVVACEGTRPIVVELQALVSPTSYPSPRRAGTGIDYNRLVQILAVLEKRVGIPMSKLDSYVASAGGLNVEEPAVDLGIAIAIVASFRDRIVDPGTVLIGEVGLGGQVRSVSQMELRLKEAAKLGFKRAIVPKGQKFPDFDIEILPVAKVIDAIIAAIPHQELTDDDLEMDEE; encoded by the coding sequence ATGCCAAAGCCGAAAACCTTTTACATTTGTAACGAATGTGGTGCAGAATCTCCCCAATGGTTTGGTAAGTGTCCTGCTTGTGGTACTTACAACTCTCTAGAAGAACAGATTACCATCCAATCCTCAGTAGATGTACCGAAAGGGGGTGTCAGTGGTTGGCACGCATCACAAAACAATGGTAAAGCAGTCAAGCCAGCAAAACCACGAGCTTCATTAACATTTGACCAAATCACCGATCGCCAAATTGCACGTTGGGAGTCTGGCTATGGAGAACTGGATCGGGTGCTTGGTGGTGGTGTAGTTCCTGGGTCTATGGTGTTAATTGGTGGTGATCCTGGTATTGGTAAATCTACTTTATTACTACAAGTCTCAAACCAACTAGCGCAGAGATATCGTATCCTTTATGTAACTGGCGAAGAATCAGGGCAGCAAGTCAAATTAAGAGCTTCTCGCTTGGGTGTAGCAAAAACCTTAAGCGTTGTCGGAGAAGATAGTGAGGAGTCAGAACAGACAGATCAATTATCAATAGCTGAAGGTGCAGGTGCAGATTTATACGTCCTGCCAGAGACAGATTTAGAAGAGATTTTACGAGAAGTCGATTCTCTTAAACCCAATGTGGCAGTAATCGACAGTATTCAAACAGTATTTTTCCCTGCGCTTACTTCTGCACCCGGTTCAGTCGCCCAGGTGAGGGAATGTACAGCCGCCTTGATGAAAGTGGCAAAACATGAAGACATCACCATGTTAATTGTCGGACACGTTACTAAAGAAGGGGCGATCGCCGGGCCAAAAGTATTAGAACACCTAGTAGATACGGTACTGTATTTTGAAGGCGATCGCTTCGCCTCCCATCGCTTGTTACGCACCGTGAAAAACCGCTTCGGTGCAACTCACGAAATCGGCATCTTTGAAATGGTGCAGAACGGACTCCGTGAAGTCCCTAACCCCAGTGAGTTATTTTTAGGCAACCGTGATGACCCAGCACCGGGTACAGCAATTGTAGTTGCATGTGAAGGTACACGCCCGATTGTCGTCGAGTTACAAGCCTTAGTCAGCCCTACTAGTTACCCATCACCAAGACGTGCTGGGACTGGTATAGATTACAATCGCTTAGTGCAGATACTCGCCGTATTAGAAAAGCGTGTAGGCATACCCATGTCAAAACTAGATTCCTACGTCGCCTCGGCTGGGGGGCTAAATGTAGAAGAACCAGCCGTAGATTTAGGTATAGCCATTGCCATCGTCGCCAGTTTCCGCGATCGCATCGTTGATCCAGGTACAGTATTGATAGGTGAAGTCGGCTTAGGTGGACAGGTACGATCAGTTTCCCAGATGGAACTAAGGTTAAAAGAAGCAGCTAAACTGGGATTTAAACGTGCGATCGTTCCCAAGGGTCAAAAATTCCCCGACTTTGACATCGAAATTTTACCAGTTGCCAAAGTCATAGACGCAATTATCGCCGCCATCCCCCATCAAGAATTGACAGACGACGATTTAGAGATGGACGAAGAATAG